The proteins below are encoded in one region of Streptomyces roseirectus:
- a CDS encoding SAM-dependent methyltransferase has translation MTAPDPITRPPKIDTSRPHPARMYDYFLGGKDNYPVDQEAAERFIAAAPEVKVAVRANRDFMRRAVRHVVGEGGIRQILDIGTGLPTEPNVHQIAREIAPETRVAYVDNDPIVGTHSMALLDDDEGISVVLADLREPRAILDHPDVRKVIDLNEPVALLLVAVLHFVKDEEDPAALMTTLLDALPAGSYLVLTHATVDFHEDRRADAVAVYKNASATMNPRPHAEVLTFFGDLTLLEPGLVTVPSWRPDAAPDPTLPPIGFYGGVARKDA, from the coding sequence ATGACCGCCCCCGACCCCATCACCCGCCCGCCGAAGATCGACACGAGCCGTCCGCACCCGGCGCGGATGTACGACTACTTCCTCGGCGGCAAGGACAACTACCCGGTCGACCAGGAGGCCGCCGAGCGTTTCATCGCGGCGGCCCCCGAGGTGAAGGTGGCCGTCCGGGCGAACCGCGACTTCATGCGGCGCGCCGTGCGGCACGTGGTCGGCGAGGGCGGCATCCGGCAGATCCTCGACATCGGCACCGGCCTGCCGACCGAGCCCAACGTCCACCAGATCGCCCGCGAGATCGCGCCGGAGACCCGCGTCGCGTACGTCGACAACGACCCCATCGTCGGCACCCACTCCATGGCCCTCCTGGACGACGACGAGGGCATCTCCGTCGTCCTCGCGGACCTGCGCGAGCCCCGCGCGATCCTCGACCACCCGGATGTCCGCAAAGTCATCGACCTGAACGAGCCGGTCGCTCTGCTCCTCGTCGCCGTCCTGCACTTCGTCAAGGACGAAGAGGATCCGGCCGCCCTCATGACGACCCTCCTGGATGCCCTCCCCGCCGGCTCCTACCTCGTCCTCACCCACGCCACCGTCGACTTCCACGAGGACCGCCGCGCGGACGCCGTCGCCGTCTACAAGAACGCCTCCGCGACGATGAACCCCCGCCCCCACGCCGAAGTCCTCACATTCTTCGGCGACTTGACCCTGCTGGAGCCCGGCCTCGTCACGGTCCCGTCATGGCGCCCGGACGCCGCGCCCGATCCGACGCTGCCGCCGATCGGGTTCTACGGGGGTGTGGCACGCAAGGACGCGTAG
- a CDS encoding TetR family transcriptional regulator, with translation MTPPEAIPSARRQELLEAAYAYALRTGLTGLSLRPLAEAIGSSPRVLLYLFGSKDGLIRALLARARTEELAHIEQLPTGELHETARELWRWLAADTHRGLLTLWVESYSRSLTDPDGPWSDFARDTVTDWLTLLATAQPPALRDTAPALARRTLLLAVLRGALLDLLATGDTARTTEAVHLHLSTHPESPPSQPCEND, from the coding sequence GTGACTCCGCCCGAAGCAATCCCCTCCGCGCGCCGTCAGGAACTCCTGGAAGCGGCCTACGCGTACGCCCTGCGCACCGGCCTCACCGGCCTGTCCCTCCGCCCGCTCGCCGAGGCGATCGGCTCCAGCCCGCGCGTCCTGCTGTACCTCTTCGGCAGCAAGGACGGCCTGATCCGTGCCCTCCTCGCACGGGCCCGCACCGAGGAACTGGCCCACATCGAACAGCTCCCCACCGGTGAACTGCACGAGACCGCACGGGAGTTGTGGCGCTGGCTCGCCGCCGACACCCACCGCGGCCTGCTGACCCTCTGGGTCGAAAGCTACTCCCGCTCCCTGACGGACCCCGACGGACCCTGGTCCGACTTCGCCCGCGACACCGTCACCGACTGGCTGACCCTCCTCGCCACCGCCCAGCCCCCCGCCCTCCGCGACACCGCCCCCGCCCTGGCCCGACGCACCCTCCTCCTCGCCGTCCTCCGCGGCGCCCTCCTCGACCTCCTCGCCACCGGCGACACAGCCCGCACCACCGAGGCGGTCCACCTCCACCTGTCGACCCACCCGGAAAGCCCGCCCTCCCAGCCTTGCGAGAACGACTGA
- a CDS encoding NACHT domain-containing protein — protein sequence MELERFCVPVGDRIPVDSDGFLVSSSFWYSGSWTAVPLAEACSASAVLLGEAGIGKSHALSTVLEARKNSRNSGACARVDLGEVRSWEDLTRKARPVLSRLPPSSPSSGPAPGDDRAPSEHLLLLLDGIDECQATGKELAGWFTDLADAYDCRSLQVLIACRRMAYTDTLRQAVATAFGITDDHTYALAPLRQSDLTDAAKAREIDPDRFVEAVSAAGAQSLARTPLALGLLLDTFLEQGSLPTTRADLYAFALPHAVMHQGEDRAPQELVGSQDQRFAIAARLACYCLLTGADGITMMRRPDPGRTLLPIDAFLGAREDTAGESFVIERPLIESVLHSSLFSSRGPAAAGPAHASIASYLTARHLCDHRLPQEQLQGLLVHRGEIDAPGIPTDLHELAAWIVAMRPDLGPWLIATDPHAIASYSSHVSDPHCIELIVDGLLEQARENAPRSDRYWQYVTSLRHPGLSGQLTRALNEATTRPTQGVHELELILTLAAENQVAELLPAVASIACDPQRDHGLRRTAAQCVRRAAGNTGTPLLKPILAELARHPERDPDDSLRSAALDTCHPWLTTDELVAALTPPRTNPSSYSYVCTRIPSLLTDDQVTPFLNWAGTRVMDPASPWAGWSGADTVIEGLLDRALSGPNAEARVPVVAACLRPYLRSYPSLAVPAPLRARLNDPGDQRPRLLRRALVHEFIALATDAEDAFQLAEGWDTHPRHAFRWNPASDIGGEREHRTSLLDAVDLAWLVDIEMDLTDTQAPHAWPALQYVWHLAKVTDAGQDIAWDTRGTRVWSKVFAHDFEAIPIDSPYADQLRSREARRQARTQPWDGRAEYVSNTRTLLAQAESGDGDSFVVLFRHLHYDPETGGYAVTDFDSDLLSLPGTTVLPEGHGPRLLTAARRFVTENLPEDDGWINTRDVPWQPWAAVAAFTTLIRDKALMTLPASQWRAWAPSLLAFPLTSTAARHIDPRLRLLEMAHPHAAQELEATYDTLVRKCFTAQESQAALDLVSAIWSSELETRLLHTLTDLTAQAHENPTGPAGHEVLVRVLSALLEHSSSPIRHQPLERFGAPLRDPDPAHDDQLDATYLRVLLDKAPEDIWPTAEHRLLADPTVLDAVAESFLYSNRTQPWLARLSTPAVAQIARLLLDHNSPASSSDLPPTQHSTVVLSHLASRATDEAIHFLSTLAGERPQNSVLQELLQEAEQTRWERSWVRPTPDELSKLIQDPRRRLVKDGTDLLDLVLVLLAKIQEDLTQGTLPAAILWNETKFGTLPGGKKTAQRLRFPKDENLVSDYLAHSLRRELTDNGILINREVQVYRNIKGAGDRIDLLLQAPTATPPRRDEPIAQLAIEVKGNWHDKIATAMETQLADDYLTALHTRNGLYLIAYFPHDQWTASERKRPSAGQTWESLRETYDAQAAQLSERRNLDVRAFVLDCSLRDSASRNT from the coding sequence ATGGAGTTGGAGAGATTCTGCGTTCCTGTGGGGGACCGCATTCCTGTCGACTCCGACGGGTTCCTCGTCTCTTCGTCGTTCTGGTACTCCGGATCGTGGACGGCCGTGCCGCTGGCCGAAGCGTGCTCCGCCTCCGCCGTCCTGCTCGGGGAAGCCGGCATCGGCAAATCACACGCGCTGTCCACTGTCCTCGAGGCACGCAAGAACAGCCGGAACTCGGGCGCTTGTGCGCGGGTCGACCTCGGGGAGGTCCGGTCCTGGGAAGACCTGACCCGCAAGGCCCGCCCGGTGCTCAGCCGGCTTCCTCCCTCGTCGCCATCATCGGGTCCCGCCCCAGGGGACGACAGGGCTCCGTCCGAACACCTTCTTCTCCTTCTGGACGGTATCGACGAATGCCAAGCCACCGGCAAAGAACTCGCCGGCTGGTTCACCGACCTGGCCGACGCCTACGACTGCCGCTCGCTCCAGGTACTGATCGCGTGCCGCCGCATGGCCTATACCGACACACTGCGGCAGGCCGTCGCAACGGCCTTCGGCATCACCGACGACCACACCTACGCCCTGGCTCCTCTGCGCCAGAGCGACTTGACCGACGCTGCCAAAGCCAGAGAAATCGATCCTGACCGGTTCGTCGAGGCCGTGTCAGCCGCCGGCGCCCAGTCGCTCGCGCGCACCCCTCTGGCCCTCGGCCTGCTCCTGGACACGTTCCTGGAGCAAGGCTCGCTGCCAACGACCCGCGCAGACCTGTACGCGTTCGCTCTCCCTCACGCGGTCATGCACCAGGGTGAGGACCGTGCCCCGCAGGAACTCGTCGGGAGCCAGGACCAGCGGTTCGCCATCGCCGCCCGCCTCGCCTGCTACTGCCTGCTCACCGGTGCCGACGGCATCACCATGATGCGCCGTCCCGACCCAGGCAGAACCCTGCTGCCGATCGACGCCTTCCTCGGCGCTCGCGAAGACACCGCCGGGGAAAGCTTCGTCATCGAGCGTCCCCTCATCGAGAGCGTTCTGCACAGTTCCCTGTTCAGCAGCCGCGGTCCGGCAGCCGCCGGCCCCGCCCACGCCTCCATCGCCTCCTACCTCACCGCACGGCACCTCTGCGACCATCGCCTTCCCCAGGAGCAACTCCAAGGACTCCTCGTACACCGCGGCGAGATCGACGCCCCCGGCATCCCGACGGACCTCCACGAGTTGGCCGCATGGATCGTCGCCATGCGACCGGACCTGGGGCCGTGGCTGATCGCGACCGACCCACACGCCATCGCCTCCTACAGCTCCCACGTCAGCGACCCTCACTGCATCGAGCTCATCGTCGACGGCCTATTGGAACAAGCCCGCGAAAATGCTCCACGAAGCGACCGTTACTGGCAGTACGTGACGTCCCTGCGGCACCCCGGCCTCTCCGGGCAACTCACGCGAGCCCTCAACGAGGCCACGACTCGTCCGACGCAGGGCGTGCACGAACTTGAACTGATCCTCACGCTCGCCGCCGAGAACCAAGTGGCAGAACTCCTTCCCGCTGTGGCATCCATCGCGTGCGACCCGCAACGGGATCACGGACTGCGCCGCACGGCCGCCCAGTGCGTCCGCCGCGCGGCCGGGAACACGGGTACTCCCCTCCTCAAACCCATCCTGGCCGAACTGGCGCGGCATCCCGAACGCGACCCTGACGACAGTCTGCGCAGCGCCGCGCTCGACACCTGCCATCCCTGGCTCACCACCGATGAACTCGTCGCGGCCCTGACTCCGCCACGAACCAATCCGAGTTCCTACTCGTATGTCTGCACACGCATCCCGTCTCTCCTCACGGACGACCAGGTCACGCCGTTCTTGAACTGGGCCGGCACACGGGTGATGGATCCCGCTTCCCCCTGGGCAGGCTGGTCCGGCGCGGACACGGTGATCGAAGGTCTCCTCGACCGAGCGCTGAGCGGGCCGAACGCCGAAGCACGCGTCCCTGTCGTCGCGGCATGTCTGCGCCCTTACCTCCGCAGTTACCCGTCGTTGGCAGTTCCCGCCCCACTCCGCGCCCGGCTGAACGATCCCGGCGACCAACGACCCCGTCTGCTGCGCCGCGCATTGGTCCACGAGTTCATCGCCCTCGCCACAGACGCTGAAGACGCGTTCCAGTTGGCCGAAGGGTGGGACACACACCCCAGACATGCCTTTCGCTGGAACCCCGCGAGCGACATCGGCGGCGAACGGGAGCATCGCACCAGCCTGCTCGACGCCGTCGATCTCGCCTGGCTCGTGGACATCGAGATGGACCTCACCGACACTCAGGCTCCCCACGCGTGGCCTGCGCTCCAGTACGTGTGGCACTTGGCCAAGGTCACCGATGCCGGACAGGACATCGCGTGGGACACACGCGGCACCAGGGTCTGGTCGAAGGTGTTCGCTCACGACTTCGAGGCCATCCCCATCGACAGTCCCTACGCCGACCAGCTCAGAAGCAGAGAAGCTCGTCGGCAGGCCCGGACACAGCCTTGGGACGGCCGCGCCGAATACGTCTCCAACACCCGCACCCTGCTCGCGCAAGCCGAGTCAGGCGATGGCGACAGTTTCGTGGTTCTGTTCAGACACCTGCACTACGACCCGGAAACCGGCGGATACGCCGTGACCGACTTCGACAGCGACCTGTTGTCGCTACCCGGCACCACTGTCCTCCCGGAGGGGCACGGTCCTCGGCTGCTGACCGCTGCCCGCCGCTTCGTCACGGAGAATCTTCCCGAAGACGACGGCTGGATCAATACCCGCGACGTCCCCTGGCAGCCCTGGGCGGCGGTCGCAGCCTTCACCACGCTCATCCGGGACAAGGCGCTGATGACTCTCCCCGCGAGCCAGTGGCGTGCCTGGGCCCCCTCTCTCCTCGCCTTCCCTCTCACCAGCACGGCTGCCCGGCACATCGACCCGCGCCTTCGGCTGCTCGAGATGGCACACCCTCATGCCGCTCAGGAGCTGGAAGCCACCTACGACACGCTGGTGCGGAAGTGCTTCACGGCGCAAGAGTCCCAAGCCGCACTCGACCTGGTCTCCGCCATCTGGAGCTCGGAGTTGGAGACACGTCTGCTGCACACGCTCACCGACCTCACCGCCCAGGCCCACGAGAACCCGACCGGTCCGGCTGGCCATGAAGTACTCGTTCGTGTCCTCTCCGCTCTTCTGGAACACAGCAGCTCCCCGATTCGCCACCAGCCCCTGGAACGATTCGGCGCACCGCTGCGCGATCCCGACCCCGCGCACGACGATCAGTTGGACGCCACGTACCTCCGCGTCCTCCTCGACAAAGCACCCGAGGACATCTGGCCGACAGCAGAGCACCGTCTCCTGGCCGACCCCACCGTTCTCGATGCCGTCGCCGAGTCCTTCCTGTACTCCAACCGCACCCAGCCGTGGCTCGCCCGGCTCTCCACCCCAGCCGTGGCCCAGATCGCCCGACTCCTCCTCGACCACAACTCGCCGGCGTCCTCCTCGGACCTCCCCCCGACCCAGCACAGCACCGTCGTCCTCAGCCACCTCGCGTCCCGCGCGACCGACGAAGCCATCCACTTCCTGAGCACCCTGGCAGGTGAACGGCCCCAGAACAGCGTTCTCCAGGAACTGCTCCAGGAAGCCGAACAGACCCGCTGGGAACGCTCCTGGGTTCGTCCCACCCCCGACGAATTGAGCAAACTGATCCAGGACCCCCGGCGCCGCCTGGTGAAAGACGGAACAGACCTCCTGGACCTCGTCCTCGTCCTCCTCGCCAAGATCCAGGAAGACCTGACGCAAGGGACTCTCCCCGCAGCGATCCTGTGGAACGAAACCAAGTTCGGCACCCTCCCCGGCGGGAAGAAGACAGCGCAGCGGCTGCGCTTCCCCAAGGACGAGAACCTGGTGTCCGACTATCTCGCTCACTCTCTGCGCCGCGAACTCACCGACAACGGCATCCTCATCAACCGCGAGGTGCAGGTCTACCGCAACATCAAAGGAGCGGGCGACCGCATCGACCTGCTCCTACAGGCACCCACCGCGACACCACCACGCCGAGACGAACCCATCGCGCAACTCGCCATCGAGGTGAAAGGCAACTGGCACGACAAGATCGCCACAGCCATGGAGACCCAGCTCGCCGACGACTACCTCACCGCGCTCCACACCCGCAACGGCCTCTACCTGATCGCCTACTTCCCCCACGACCAGTGGACCGCGAGCGAACGCAAACGGCCATCGGCCGGCCAGACCTGGGAAAGCCTTCGGGAGACCTACGACGCCCAGGCCGCTCAACTCAGCGAGAGGAGGAATCTGGACGTCCGTGCGTTCGTACTCGACTGCTCCCTTCGCGACTCCGCTTCACGCAACACGTGA
- a CDS encoding enolase C-terminal domain-like protein, protein MPQPVVTRYSVHPVAGRDSMLLNLSGAHAPFFTRNVLVVEDSAGRVGLGEVPGGEAITRTLRDAEPLVVGSELGDHKRVLRAVSETFAGRDAHGRGEQTFDLRTTVHAVTAIESALLDLLGQHLEVPVAALLGDGKQRDAVRVLGYLFYVGDPDRTDLPYVREPGADVEWYRVRREEALTPEAVVRQAEAAYERYGFRDFKLKGGVLAGADEVEAALALKERFPEARITLDPNGAWSLAEAVELCRPLRGTLAYAEDPCGAEGGFSGREILAEFRRATGLPTATNMIATDWRQLTHALALGSVDIPLADPHFWTMAGSVRVAQLCNSLGLTWGCHSNNHFDISLAMMAHCGAAAPGAYNALDTHWIWQEGLERLTVEPPRIVAGEVAVTDAPGLGVTLDPDRLRAAEALYEEHGLSGRDDAVGMRYLVPEWTFDAKRPCLVRS, encoded by the coding sequence ATGCCCCAGCCCGTCGTCACCCGCTACTCCGTGCACCCCGTCGCGGGCCGCGACTCGATGCTCCTGAACCTCTCCGGCGCGCACGCCCCCTTCTTCACCCGCAACGTCCTGGTCGTCGAGGACTCCGCCGGCCGCGTCGGTCTCGGCGAGGTCCCGGGCGGGGAGGCCATCACCCGCACCCTGCGCGACGCCGAACCCCTGGTCGTGGGAAGCGAGTTGGGCGACCACAAGCGGGTGCTGCGGGCGGTGTCGGAGACCTTCGCCGGTCGGGACGCGCACGGCAGAGGCGAGCAGACCTTCGACCTCAGGACGACCGTCCACGCCGTCACGGCGATCGAGTCGGCGCTCCTGGATCTCCTGGGGCAGCACCTGGAGGTGCCCGTCGCGGCCCTCCTCGGGGACGGCAAGCAGCGGGACGCCGTCCGCGTGCTCGGCTACCTCTTCTACGTGGGCGACCCCGACCGCACCGACCTGCCGTACGTGCGCGAGCCCGGCGCGGACGTGGAGTGGTACCGGGTGCGCCGCGAGGAAGCCCTCACGCCGGAGGCGGTCGTGCGGCAGGCGGAGGCGGCGTACGAGCGGTACGGGTTCCGGGACTTCAAGCTGAAGGGCGGTGTGCTGGCGGGCGCGGACGAGGTCGAGGCGGCCCTGGCGCTCAAGGAGCGGTTCCCCGAGGCGCGGATCACCCTCGACCCCAACGGCGCCTGGTCGCTGGCCGAGGCGGTCGAGCTGTGCCGTCCGCTGCGCGGCACCCTCGCCTACGCCGAGGACCCCTGCGGCGCCGAGGGCGGTTTCTCCGGGCGGGAGATCCTGGCGGAGTTCCGCCGGGCGACCGGGCTGCCGACGGCCACGAACATGATCGCCACCGACTGGCGCCAGCTCACCCACGCGCTCGCGCTCGGCTCCGTCGACATCCCGCTGGCCGACCCGCACTTCTGGACGATGGCCGGCTCGGTCCGCGTCGCCCAGCTCTGCAACTCCCTGGGCCTGACCTGGGGTTGCCACTCCAACAACCACTTCGACATCTCGCTCGCGATGATGGCCCACTGCGGTGCCGCCGCCCCCGGCGCGTACAACGCCCTCGACACCCACTGGATCTGGCAGGAGGGCCTGGAACGCCTCACCGTCGAGCCGCCGCGCATCGTCGCCGGTGAGGTCGCGGTGACGGACGCGCCCGGTCTCGGCGTCACGCTCGACCCCGACCGGCTGCGCGCCGCCGAGGCGCTGTACGAGGAGCACGGGCTGTCGGGGCGCGACGACGCCGTGGGGATGCGCTACCTCGTCCCGGAGTGGACGTTCGACGCCAAACGGCCGTGTCTGGTGCGGAGTTGA
- a CDS encoding GNAT family N-acetyltransferase, whose amino-acid sequence MTVEREVVLRPLGVPGDLGWVVMAHGEFYAREFGWDAGFERFVARIAADYADGAGPRAAWIAEVDGARAGCVFCVREDERTARLRMLLVDPAARGLGLGNRLVERCLAYAREAGYGAITLWTNDVLDAARRIYRKQGFELVAEEPHHSFGHDLVGQTWRRDL is encoded by the coding sequence GTGACGGTGGAGCGCGAGGTGGTCCTGCGGCCGTTGGGCGTGCCCGGTGATCTGGGGTGGGTGGTGATGGCCCACGGGGAGTTCTACGCCCGGGAGTTCGGGTGGGACGCCGGCTTCGAGCGGTTCGTCGCGCGGATCGCCGCCGACTACGCGGACGGGGCCGGGCCGCGGGCCGCCTGGATCGCCGAGGTCGACGGGGCGCGCGCCGGGTGCGTCTTCTGCGTGCGCGAGGACGAGCGGACGGCGCGGCTGCGCATGCTCCTCGTCGATCCGGCGGCGCGCGGGCTGGGACTCGGGAACCGGCTGGTCGAACGCTGCCTGGCGTACGCCCGTGAGGCCGGGTACGGCGCGATCACCCTGTGGACCAACGACGTGCTCGACGCCGCCCGGCGGATCTACCGGAAGCAGGGGTTCGAGCTGGTCGCGGAGGAACCGCACCACAGCTTCGGGCACGATCTCGTCGGACAGACGTGGCGCCGGGATCTGTGA